One Myripristis murdjan chromosome 17, fMyrMur1.1, whole genome shotgun sequence DNA segment encodes these proteins:
- the LOC115374664 gene encoding phosphatidylinositol 4,5-bisphosphate 3-kinase catalytic subunit alpha isoform translates to MPPRPSSGELWGMHLMPPSILVDCLLPNGMILTLECLREATLITVKHELFKEARKYPLHHLLQEETSYIFVSVTQEAEREEFYDETRRLCDLRLFQAFLKVIEPVGNREEKILNREIGFAIGMPICEFDLVKDPEVQDFRRNILNVCKEAVDLRDTNGPHSRALYVYPPNVESSAELPKHIFNKLDKGQIIVVIWVIVSPSNDKQKYTLKINHDWVPEQVIAEAIRKKTRSMLLSHEQLKMCVQEYQGKYILKVCGCDEYLLEKYPLSQYKYVRSCIMLGRMPNLMLMAKDSLYSQLPMDNFTMPSYARRISTATPYMNGETATKPLWTINGTLRIRILCATYVNVNIRDIDKIYVRTGIYHGGEQLCDNVNTQRVPCSNPRWNEWLSYDMYIPDIPRAARLCLSICSVKGRKGAKEEHCPLAWGNVNLFDYTHTLVAGKMALNLWPVPHGLEDLLNPIGVTGSNPNKETPCLELEFDHFSSPVKFPDMTTIEEHANWNISRELGFNYCHSGLSNRLARDNPLTDSDSEQLRLVCNRDPLSEITEQEKDFLWRHRHQCVSMPEILPKILLAVKWNSRDEVAQMYCLLKDWPAIKPEQAMELLDCNFPDPMIREFAVKCLEKYLTDDRLSQYLIQLVQVLKYEQYLDNPLARFLLKKALTNQRIGHFFFWHLKSEMHNKTVSQRFGLLLESYCRACGMYLKHLSRQVEAMEKLINLTDLLKQEKKDEAQKVQMKFLVEQMRRPDYMDALQSFTSPLNPAHQLGNLRLEECRMMSSAKRPLWLNWENPDMMSELLFQSNEIIFKNGDDLRQDMLTLQIIRIMENIWQNQGLDLRMLPYGCLSIGDCVGLIEVVRNSHTIMQIQCKGGLKGALQFNSHTLHQWLKDKNRGEMYDQAIDLFTRSCAGYCVATFILGIGDRHNSNIMVKDDGQLFHIDFGHFLDHKKKKFGYKRERVPFVLTQDFLIVISKGTQECTKTREFERFQEMCYKAYLAIRQHANLFINLFSMMLGSGMPELQSFDDIAYIRKTLALDKSEQEALDYFMKQMNDAHHGGWTTKMDWIFHTIRQHAMN, encoded by the exons ATGCCTCCCAGGCCATCCTCTGGAGAACTATGGGGTATGCACTTGATGCCCCCCAGCATCCTGGTGGACTGCCTTCTGCCAAATGGCATGATTCTCACATTGGAGTGCCTCAGGGAGGCCACGCTGATCACAGTCAAACATGAACTGTTCAAAGAGGCCAGGAAGTACCCTCTTCACCATCTGCTGCAAGAGGAGACCTCCTACATCTTTGTCAGTGTCACCCAGGAGGCAGAAAGGGAGGAGTTTTATGATGAGACCAGGAGGCTCTGTGACCTCAGGCTCTTTCAAGCTTTCCTCAAAGTCATTGAGCCAGTGggcaacagagaggagaaaattctCAACAGAGAGATTG GTTTTGCTATTGGGATGCCAATATGTGAGTTTGATCTGGTGAAAGACCCAGAAGTCCAGGACTTCAGAAGgaacattttgaatgtttgcaaAGAGGCTGTAGACCTTAGAGACACTAACGGACCCCACAGTAGAGCCTTGTACGTCTATCCTCCCAACGTAGAATCCTCAGCAGAACTTCCCAAGCACATCTTCAATAAGCTAGATAAGG GTCAAATAATTGTGGTGATATGGGTAATAGTGTCACCGAGCAATGACAAACAGAAGTACACCCTAAAGATCAACCATGACTGGGTGCCAGAGCAGGTGATTGCTGAAGCCATCAGAAAGAAGACGCGTAGCATGCTGCTGTCCCATGAGCAGCTAAAGATGTGTGTGCAGGAGTACCAGGGCAAGTACATCCTCAAGGTGTGCGGCTGCGACGAGTACTTGCTGGAGAAATACCCTCTGAGTCAGTATAag TACGTGCGTAGCTGTATCATGCTGGGCCGTATGCCCAACTTGATGCTAATGGCAAAAGACAGCCTGTATTCCCAGCTGCCTATGGACAACTTCACCATGCCATCATATGCACGACGAATCTCCACAGCAACGCCATACATGAACGGGGAAACGGCCACCAAGCCTTTGTGGACAATCAATGGAACGCTGAGGATCAGGATACTGTGTGCCACCTATGTCAATGTAAACATCAGAGACATTGACAAG ATCTACGTCAGGACAGGGATATACCATGGAGGGGAGCAGCTGTGTGACAATGTAAACACTCAGCGCGTGCCGTGCTCAAACCCCAG GTGGAACGAGTGGCTGAGCTACGACATGTACATTCCAGACATCCCCCGTGCTGCCCGGCTCTGCCTCTCCATCTGCTCTGTGAAAGGCAGGAAGGGAGCAAAAGAG gAGCACTGTCCTCTAGCATGGGGCAACGTCAACCTGTTTGACTATACCCACACACTCGTGGCAGGGAAGATGGCTCTTAACCTATGGCCCGTTCCCCATGGCTTGGAGGATCTCCTCAATCCTATCGGCGTCACAGGCTCTAACCCTAACAag gaaacccCTTGTTTGGAGCTGGAGTTTGACCATTTCAGTTCCCCTGTCAAATTCCCTGATATGACCACCATTGAGGAGCATGCAAACTGGAATATATCCAGAGAGCTTGGCTTTAATTACTGCCACAGCGGTTTG AGCAACAGGCTGGCACGTGACAACCCCCTgacagacagtgacagtgaacaACTACGTCTGGTATGTAACAGAGACCCGCTGTCTGAAATCACTGAGCAGGAAAAAGACTTCCTATGGAGGCACAG GCATCAATGTGTCAGTATGCCCGAGATCCTCCCCAAGATCCTTTTGGCTGTGAAATGGAACTCCAGAGATGAGGTTGCACAG ATGTATTGCCTTCTGAAGGACTGGCCAGCTATTAAGCCAGAACAAGCAATGGAGTTACTGGATTGCAACTTCCCTGATCCTATGATCAGAGAGTTTGCCGTGAAGTGCCTTGAGAAATACCTAACCGATGACAGACTCTCGCAATACCTCATTCAACTGGTTCAG GTTCTGAAATATGAGCAGTACCTTGATAACCCACTTGCACGGTTCCTGCTGAAAAAGgcattgaccaatcagaggatAGGACACTTCTTCTTCTGGCATTTAAA GTCTGAGATGCACAATAAGACAGTGAGCCAGCGGTTTGGCCTGCTGCTGGAGTCCTACTGCCGGGCTTGTGGCATGTACCTGAAGCACCTGAGCAGACAGGTGGAGGCCATGGAGAAGCTCATCAATCTCACCGACCTCCTAAAGCAGGAGAAAAAGGATGAGGCACAGAAG GTTCAAATGAAGTTTCTGGTTGAGCAGATGAGAAGGCCTGACTACATGGATGCACTACAAAGTTTCACCTCTCCTCTGAATCCAGCACATCAGCTGGGCAACCTCCG CCTGGAGGAATGTaggatgatgtcatcagccAAGCGACCGCTGTGGCTCAACTGGGAGAACCCAGATATGATGTCAGAACTTCTCTTCCAGAGTAATGAGATCATCTTTAAAAATGGAGATG ATCTGAGGCAGGACATGCTGACGCTGCAGATCATTAGGATAATGGAGAACATCTGGCAGAACCAGGGGCTTGATCTCAG gatgCTGCCGTATGGCTGCCTGTCCATCGGTGACTGTGTGGGTTTGATTGAGGTGGTAAGAAACTCTCATACCATCATGCAGATCCAGTGTAAAGGAGGCCTAAAGGGGGCGCTGCAGTTcaacagccacacactgcaccaGTGGCTCAAGGATAAGAACAGGGGAGAGAT gtaTGACCAGGCCATAGATCTATTCACAAGGTCGTGTGCAGGCTACTGTGTAGCCACCTTTATTCTGGGCATAGGAGACCGACACAATAGCAACATTATGGTCAAAGACGATGGGCAG CTGTTCCACATAGACTTTGGCCATTTCCTTGATCACAAAAAGAAGAAGTTTGGGTACAAGAGAGAACGTGTACCGTTCGTGCTGACGCAGGACTTCTTGATCGTTATTAGTAAAGGAACCCAGGAGTGCACCAAAACAAGAGAGTTTGAGAG GTTTCAGGAGATGTGCTACAAGGCCTACTTGGCCATCCGGCAGCATGCCAACCTTTTCATCAATCTCTTCTCCATGATGCTGGGCTCAGGGATGCCTGAGCTGCAGTCGTTCGATGACATTGCTTACATCCGAAAGACCCTGGCCCTGGACAAGTCTGAGCAGGAAGCCCTTGACTACTTCATGAAGCAGATGAACGATGCCCACCACGGCGGCTGGACCACCAAGATGGACTGGATCTTCCACACAATCCGCCAGCATGCCATGAACTGA
- the kcnmb2a gene encoding calcium-activated potassium channel subunit beta-2, whose product MFFVAGAKNTGSGRGIERRSIYQKFREVDILDKKKTVTALKAGEDRAILLGLGMILSSVMMYFVLGITILRSYADSVWTEEGVCVVLNSTITADMNCSYNCGSDCWRVSKYPCLQVYVSVNNTGHVSRLSHNEETQDASSECFYVPKCQKDSVVMHTMIMNISERLKVNQQVPCYYDPSEQQESVLLTRMYGHSAVFHSLFWPSCMLAGGTLIILMVKLTQYLSILCEEIGKIKR is encoded by the exons ATGTTCTTTGTAGCAGGGGCCAAAAACACAGGATCGGGTAGAGGAATTGAAAGGAG GTCCATCTACCAGAAGTTTCGTGAGGTAGATATATTAGACAAGAAGAAGACAGTGACAGCTCTGAAGGCTGGTGAAGATCGGGCAATTCTTTTGGGTCTTGGGATGATCCTCTCTTCAGTCATGATGTATTTTGTCCTGGGTATCACCATACTGCGCTCCTATGCAGACAG TGTTTGGACAGAGGAGGGAGTATGTGTTGTTCTCAACTCCACCATCACAGCAGACATGAACTGTTCCTACAACTGTGGGTCAGACTGCTGGAGGGTCTCCAAATACCCCTGTCTGCAGGTCTATGTGAGCGTCAATAACACCGGCCATGTCAGCCGTTTATCTCACAATGAAGAGACCCAGGACGCCAGCTCTGAA TGTTTCTATGTGCCCAAGTGCCAAAAGGACAGCGTGGTCATGCATACTATGATAATGAACATCTCTGAACGCCTGAAGGTAAACCAGCAGGTTCCCTGCTACTACGACCCCAGTGAGCAGCAGGAGAGTGTCCTCCTGACCCGGATGTATGGCCACAGCGCCGTTTTCCACTCGCTCTTCTGGCCCTCCTGCATGCTCGCAGGAGGCACCCTCATCATCCTGATGGTTAAGCTCACACAGTACCTCTCCATTCTGTGTGAAGAGATAGGGAAGATCAAGAGGTGa